Proteins from a single region of Mucilaginibacter daejeonensis:
- the typA gene encoding translational GTPase TypA, which yields MQNQIRNIAIIAHVDHGKTTLVDKILHSCAIFRDNQETGELILDNNDLERERGITIVSKNVSVRYKDVKINIIDTPGHADFGGEVERVLKMADGVLLLCDAFEGAMPQTRFVTQKALALGLKPIVVVNKVDKENCRPEEVYEQIFELFFNLDATEEQLDFPVIYGSSKQGWMSTDWKQKTEDIFPLMDAILENIPAAPYNEGTLQMQITSLDYSSFVGRIAIGRVARGTIKENQPVSLVKRDGTIQKSRIKELYTFEGLGKVKATEVNAGDICAVVGIEGFEIGDTIADFEKPEQLEVIKIDEPTMNMLFTINNSPFFGKEGKFVTSRHVRDRLYKEMEKNLALKVVETDSPDSYLVYGRGILHLSVLIETMRREGYELQVGQPQVIVKEIDGVKCEPIEVLTVDVPGDVAGKVIELVTQRKGELLIMEPKGDLQHLEFEIPSRGIIGLRNNVLTATAGEAIMAHRFKAYEPWKGTIPGRSNGVLVSMETGKTTAFSIDKLQDRGRFFVDPGVDIYEGQILGEHIRDNDLVVNLVKGKQLTNMRASGSDDNVRIAPAIKFSLEESMEYIQADEYIEVTPQSMRIRKIYLTENERKINAKRFQNA from the coding sequence ATGCAAAATCAGATCCGTAATATTGCTATCATAGCACACGTTGACCACGGTAAAACCACTTTGGTCGATAAGATCCTTCATAGCTGCGCTATCTTCCGCGATAATCAGGAGACAGGCGAGCTTATCCTTGACAACAATGATCTGGAACGCGAGCGTGGTATCACCATCGTTTCAAAGAACGTTTCAGTACGTTATAAAGATGTAAAGATCAACATTATCGATACCCCTGGTCACGCCGACTTTGGTGGTGAGGTTGAGCGTGTGTTAAAAATGGCCGATGGTGTATTGCTGTTGTGCGATGCTTTTGAAGGTGCCATGCCACAGACCCGTTTCGTAACTCAAAAGGCTTTGGCCTTAGGTTTGAAACCGATCGTGGTAGTTAATAAAGTTGATAAAGAGAATTGCCGTCCTGAAGAGGTTTACGAGCAGATCTTTGAATTGTTCTTCAACCTTGATGCTACCGAAGAGCAACTGGATTTCCCGGTGATCTACGGTTCATCTAAACAAGGCTGGATGAGCACTGATTGGAAGCAAAAAACAGAAGATATATTCCCGTTGATGGATGCCATCCTGGAAAATATCCCTGCTGCTCCTTACAATGAAGGTACACTTCAAATGCAGATCACTTCTTTGGATTACTCATCATTCGTTGGTCGTATCGCGATCGGTCGTGTGGCCCGTGGTACCATCAAAGAGAACCAGCCGGTATCATTAGTAAAACGTGATGGTACTATCCAAAAATCACGTATCAAAGAACTTTACACCTTTGAAGGTTTAGGTAAAGTTAAAGCTACCGAGGTTAACGCCGGTGATATTTGCGCTGTTGTAGGTATCGAAGGTTTTGAGATCGGTGATACTATCGCTGACTTTGAGAAACCAGAGCAATTAGAGGTTATCAAGATCGACGAGCCGACCATGAACATGTTGTTCACGATCAACAACTCGCCTTTCTTTGGTAAAGAAGGTAAATTCGTTACCTCACGTCACGTACGTGACCGTCTGTACAAAGAGATGGAGAAGAACCTTGCCCTTAAAGTGGTCGAGACCGATTCTCCTGATTCATACTTAGTATATGGCCGTGGTATCCTCCACTTATCTGTACTGATCGAGACCATGCGTCGCGAAGGTTACGAGTTACAGGTAGGTCAGCCACAGGTTATCGTAAAAGAGATCGACGGCGTTAAATGCGAGCCTATCGAGGTGTTGACCGTTGACGTACCGGGCGATGTTGCCGGTAAAGTGATCGAGTTGGTAACTCAGCGTAAAGGCGAGTTATTGATCATGGAACCAAAAGGTGATCTGCAGCACTTAGAGTTCGAGATCCCATCACGCGGTATCATAGGTTTGCGTAACAACGTGCTGACCGCTACTGCAGGTGAGGCGATCATGGCACACCGTTTCAAAGCTTACGAGCCTTGGAAAGGGACTATCCCTGGCCGTTCTAACGGTGTACTGGTTTCTATGGAGACCGGTAAGACCACTGCTTTCTCGATCGATAAATTGCAAGATCGTGGCCGTTTCTTCGTTGATCCGGGTGTTGATATCTACGAAGGTCAGATCCTGGGCGAGCACATCCGTGACAACGACCTGGTGGTTAACCTGGTAAAAGGTAAACAATTGACCAACATGCGTGCATCAGGTAGTGATGATAACGTACGTATCGCGCCGGCTATCAAATTCTCATTAGAGGAATCAATGGAGTACATCCAGGCTGATGAGTATATCGAGGTTACGCCGCAAAGCATGCGTATCCGTAAGATCTACCTTACCGAGAACGAGCGTAAGATCAACGCTAAACGTTTCCAGAACGCTTAA
- a CDS encoding flippase — MRIPNIPGFDQQALQKYFKNTGMLMLAKVGSQVIKMIVNSFVLSTYLGTERYGILNYPMALVTFFMAIAALGLDGFVTREIVNHPERKGSFLGTAFWMRMAAGLLTLPLLYMVYLIQDHFKHLDTPVNYVMIVGLVSVVQSVNIIESFFQAKVQGKYVMYVQVFGNIASAVIKLLMVFMQAPLIFFIYALLLDAAILASGYLLAYRSSGNSIGEWKFKPALAVYLLKRSWPLAFSAVLVSIYMKIDQAMITSYLGEAELGIYSTVAQLSESFYFLPVAVVTSVFPAIIYARKTDHARYLKRLQNMYDLMVVISVSVALFMTFASTYIYHIAFRDHPEWWAGAPVLAVHVWAGIFVFLGSASGQYLIAEGYFKLSMLRTGVGAIVNVLLNIYLIPKYGIIGAAYATLVAYAVATFFILFIPKTRAQGVQMLRSLFLISLFQKAFSR, encoded by the coding sequence ATGCGCATTCCCAATATCCCCGGTTTTGACCAGCAGGCTTTACAAAAGTATTTCAAAAATACGGGGATGCTGATGTTGGCCAAGGTGGGCAGCCAGGTCATCAAAATGATCGTGAACAGCTTTGTGCTGTCTACCTATCTAGGTACCGAGCGGTATGGCATACTTAACTATCCAATGGCGCTGGTCACCTTTTTCATGGCGATCGCTGCTCTTGGTTTGGATGGCTTTGTCACTCGCGAGATTGTTAATCACCCTGAAAGGAAAGGCTCATTTTTAGGCACCGCATTCTGGATGCGGATGGCGGCAGGCTTGTTAACCCTGCCTTTGCTGTACATGGTTTACCTGATACAGGACCACTTTAAGCACTTGGATACACCGGTCAACTATGTGATGATCGTCGGTCTGGTCTCGGTGGTGCAGTCGGTCAACATCATTGAAAGCTTTTTTCAGGCCAAAGTACAGGGTAAGTATGTGATGTATGTGCAGGTGTTCGGCAACATCGCTTCGGCCGTGATCAAGTTGCTGATGGTATTCATGCAGGCGCCGTTGATATTCTTTATTTACGCACTCCTTTTAGATGCGGCGATATTGGCCTCTGGGTATCTGCTGGCTTACCGCTCAAGTGGCAATAGCATCGGTGAATGGAAGTTCAAACCTGCTCTTGCCGTTTACCTTCTAAAAAGGTCTTGGCCTTTGGCATTTTCGGCTGTACTGGTATCCATTTACATGAAGATCGATCAGGCCATGATCACCAGTTACCTGGGCGAGGCTGAGTTAGGCATCTATTCTACCGTGGCGCAGTTAAGCGAAAGCTTTTACTTTTTACCGGTGGCTGTGGTCACCTCTGTTTTCCCGGCTATCATTTATGCCCGCAAGACCGATCACGCCCGATATTTGAAGCGCTTGCAAAATATGTACGACCTTATGGTGGTGATCAGTGTGTCGGTCGCTTTGTTCATGACCTTTGCTTCCACATATATATACCACATAGCTTTTCGTGACCATCCCGAATGGTGGGCAGGTGCACCGGTGCTGGCAGTCCACGTTTGGGCAGGCATATTCGTTTTCCTGGGAAGTGCCAGCGGGCAGTACCTGATCGCTGAAGGTTATTTCAAACTGTCCATGCTGCGTACCGGGGTGGGAGCCATCGTGAATGTGCTGTTGAACATTTATCTTATCCCCAAATATGGCATCATCGGCGCGGCTTATGCAACCCTTGTAGCTTATGCTGTAGCCACATTTTTTATCCTGTTCATTCCTAAAACTCGGGCACAGGGTGTGCAAATGTTAAGATCTTTATTCTTAATTTCACTTTTTCAAAAAGCATTCAGTCGTTGA
- a CDS encoding class I SAM-dependent methyltransferase produces the protein MSNELTDRNFWANYWESKTGLAVEVPANYTFHRLFKDLLSSKGFCTAIELGGFPGYYAIFLKKYFGLDTSLFDFYVHQPILKEVLAANQLKDDDIKVIEGDLFTYQPEEKYDLVLSCGLIEHFNDTKDVIARHLPFLKPGGTLFITLPNFTGVNGWVQRSYDMDNYNKHNISSMDPVKLAQYCKELGLKEVSSFYYGHFSIWLENKAQQSALTKAFLKTIWTAGKIFTKIIPIESKALSPYIVVKAVL, from the coding sequence ATGAGCAACGAACTCACCGACCGTAACTTTTGGGCTAATTACTGGGAATCAAAGACGGGGCTCGCCGTAGAGGTGCCCGCCAACTATACGTTTCACCGGTTATTTAAAGATCTGCTAAGCAGCAAGGGATTCTGCACGGCCATCGAGTTGGGCGGATTTCCTGGTTACTACGCCATCTTCCTGAAAAAGTATTTTGGGCTCGATACCTCGTTGTTCGACTTTTATGTACACCAGCCTATCCTGAAAGAGGTACTTGCGGCCAACCAACTTAAGGACGACGATATCAAGGTGATCGAGGGCGACCTGTTCACCTACCAGCCGGAGGAAAAATATGATCTCGTACTATCATGCGGACTGATCGAGCATTTCAATGACACCAAGGATGTGATCGCTCGTCACTTACCTTTTTTGAAACCGGGCGGTACCCTATTTATAACGCTGCCCAACTTCACCGGCGTTAATGGCTGGGTGCAGCGCAGTTATGATATGGATAACTATAATAAGCATAACATCAGTAGTATGGACCCAGTCAAGCTGGCGCAGTACTGCAAAGAGTTAGGCTTAAAAGAGGTCAGTTCATTTTATTACGGTCACTTTTCGATATGGCTGGAGAATAAAGCTCAGCAAAGCGCCCTTACTAAGGCGTTCCTCAAAACCATATGGACAGCCGGCAAGATATTCACCAAGATCATCCCGATCGAGAGCAAGGCGTTGTCGCCTTATATCGTGGTGAAAGCGGTGCTTTAG
- a CDS encoding type 1 glutamine amidotransferase, with translation MSHPPPVKVAILDLYDGIVNQGIMAIQKVLENFEDEHGFQFKIEIFDVRGSNQLPDTDHDIYLSSGGPGDPLASEGSEWENNYFDLIERLQRHNHTEGTIKKHVLFICHSFQLMCRRWRLGTVNLRKIPSYGVVPVQITGYEPLLASLSDPFYALDSRSWQVVHPDQERFEQTGATLVATEQEPGEQDDPPAMMAIRFDPYFFGTQFHPEADAEILTEYLTGADKRHELIADRGEAGYYALLADVQDPAKIKATQHTIIPQFLLQAISGS, from the coding sequence ATGAGCCATCCCCCACCTGTTAAAGTAGCCATACTGGATCTTTATGATGGTATAGTTAACCAGGGCATCATGGCCATACAAAAGGTGTTGGAAAATTTTGAAGATGAGCATGGCTTTCAATTCAAGATCGAGATATTCGACGTACGGGGCAGCAACCAATTGCCTGACACTGATCATGATATCTACCTGTCGAGTGGTGGCCCCGGCGATCCTTTAGCTAGCGAGGGCAGCGAATGGGAGAACAATTACTTTGACCTGATCGAGCGCCTCCAACGCCATAATCATACCGAAGGCACTATTAAGAAACATGTGCTGTTCATTTGCCACTCTTTTCAACTGATGTGCAGGCGGTGGCGTTTGGGCACCGTCAATTTACGCAAAATACCTTCATACGGTGTGGTACCAGTACAGATCACCGGCTACGAGCCACTTTTGGCTTCATTGAGTGACCCGTTCTATGCGCTCGATTCCCGATCCTGGCAGGTGGTGCATCCTGATCAGGAACGCTTCGAACAGACCGGTGCCACACTGGTGGCTACTGAACAGGAGCCCGGAGAGCAGGATGATCCGCCTGCTATGATGGCTATTCGTTTCGATCCCTACTTTTTTGGCACGCAGTTCCACCCCGAGGCTGATGCCGAGATACTGACCGAATATCTTACCGGTGCAGACAAGCGCCATGAACTGATCGCAGATCGTGGAGAGGCAGGTTACTATGCGCTACTTGCAGACGTTCAGGATCCGGCCAAGATCAAGGCCACACAGCACACCATTATACCGCAATTCCTACTTCAAGCTATATCAGGCAGTTGA
- a CDS encoding FeoB-associated Cys-rich membrane protein has protein sequence MSFQTIAIILLFAAAIFYVGRMLYKSLYVKKGCGSNCKCGVDFSNIDVNKPRS, from the coding sequence ATGAGTTTTCAGACCATAGCTATCATATTGCTTTTTGCAGCTGCCATATTTTATGTGGGCCGCATGCTTTATAAGAGCCTTTATGTAAAAAAGGGCTGTGGCTCTAACTGTAAATGCGGTGTCGACTTCTCCAATATCGACGTTAATAAACCCCGCTCCTGA
- a CDS encoding class I SAM-dependent methyltransferase yields MADDKLSGNVKTAYDEFYKKHDEAWRMLGAKYKAQHIIEVCKGYTFDRVLEVGAGDGSILKILSEQNFAPEYHAVEISDSGVEYIRSRNIDKLVSVQVFDGYQLPFADDSFDLIILSHVLEHVEHERLLLRELKRVAKTCVIEVPRDYKTNVDDRIKHFLAYGHINMYTPTSLRYLLRTEGFKVERDLTSMIEPEVTRFNTYINQKKPKSLVTDLKITAEFGLKKAVGSLMGKKKQEQLANAYTVLCSKTTKQADIF; encoded by the coding sequence ATGGCCGACGATAAACTGAGCGGCAACGTAAAGACCGCCTACGACGAATTTTACAAAAAGCATGATGAGGCCTGGCGCATGCTGGGCGCCAAATACAAAGCACAACACATCATTGAGGTTTGTAAGGGATATACCTTTGACCGTGTGTTGGAAGTTGGTGCTGGTGACGGCAGTATACTCAAGATCTTATCCGAACAAAATTTTGCGCCAGAATATCATGCGGTAGAGATATCGGACAGTGGCGTAGAATACATACGCTCACGCAATATCGACAAATTAGTATCGGTTCAGGTGTTCGATGGTTATCAGTTGCCTTTTGCAGATGACAGCTTCGACCTCATTATCCTTTCGCACGTTTTGGAGCATGTTGAGCATGAACGCCTGTTGCTTCGTGAACTTAAACGCGTCGCCAAAACGTGCGTGATCGAAGTTCCGCGTGATTACAAGACCAACGTTGATGACCGCATCAAACACTTCCTGGCTTACGGGCACATCAACATGTACACGCCTACCTCATTACGATACTTGCTCCGTACCGAGGGCTTTAAGGTAGAGCGTGACCTCACCTCTATGATCGAGCCGGAGGTGACCAGGTTCAATACCTACATCAATCAAAAGAAGCCTAAAAGCCTGGTGACCGACCTGAAGATCACTGCCGAGTTCGGGTTGAAAAAAGCTGTTGGCAGCCTGATGGGCAAAAAGAAACAGGAACAACTGGCCAATGCCTACACGGTATTGTGCAGCAAGACGACCAAACAGGCCGATATTTTTTAG
- a CDS encoding S41 family peptidase: MKRSIAAFALSVGLSLPGFAQQASSYFTSYPTLTPDGNTIVFSFEGDIWKADINGNNAVRLTAMQGLETNPKVSPDGKWLAFSANQYGNSDVYVMPLTGGDVKQLTYNESFDDVASWSWDSRTIYFTSGRYNSFSAYSVPITGGTAVRLFGNYFNTIHGLTPHPKTGELFFGNTWESFRFPQRKHYKGDYNPDIQSYDPKTKAYKQYTTWIGKDFDATIDSKGNIYFISDEGNGEYNLYTFDNGKKTALTQFSTSIKRPSVSADGRKVVFEKDYQLYIYDVATKATQKIGLSLTRNNVLPKEQEFDISGKIEAADLSADGKKLVLVSRGELFVSDADGKFIQKIERNSSERVTEAKWLADNRTLIYNQTLGGYVNWYTISADGNGKPKQLTADKRSNRQLTLNKNRTQGIYLSGRDEVRTIDLKTLASKTIVKDEIWAFQSPQPRFSPNGEYVLFNARRNFELDLFVHDLQSGKTLNLTNTGVTESDPFWSPDGKYIYFSSSRAKPEYPYGTNDAHIYRMPLQKFDEAFKLDKYRELFKEEKKDTPATTAKTKAKKAEPKKISEQPTPKAPADIVIDTDDLMKRLERISPDFGQQEAPYVIQKGDKSLVYYVSDQGEGKRAVYRTTIENFENNKTEKVAGADVYGFDIVSGGDKYYLLGSSGDLYKLNLDQNKVDKVAMSYRFDRNLSSEFKQMFDEAWAGLEENYYDGTFHGADWAKLHDVYAAYLPYVNNRADLRLLLEDLLGELNSSHMGFNSRGMEERTNLRYVTMETGIVFDDRDPYKVDHIADLSNADRKGINVKPGDRLKTVNGVAVDEKQDRDMYFTKPSADDELELGFERSGTNVNVKIHPEPAAKLKANLYDEWIRNNRKIVTDKSKNRIAYVYMKDMGGQSLQTFYEDMVGDAYKKDALILDLRYNTGGNVHDNVLNFLMQRPYLQWQYRDGKRSPQPNFAPAAKPIVLLINEQTLSDGEMTAQGFKALGLGKIIGTETYRWIIFTSAKGLVDGSSYRIPAWGCFTLDGKDVEKEGVKPDIYIKTTFTDRLTGQDPQLDKAIDEILKQLK; the protein is encoded by the coding sequence ATGAAAAGATCAATCGCCGCCTTTGCCTTATCGGTCGGCCTTTCATTACCGGGTTTTGCACAGCAAGCCTCAAGCTACTTCACTTCGTACCCTACCCTAACGCCCGACGGCAACACCATCGTTTTCAGTTTTGAAGGCGACATTTGGAAGGCCGATATCAACGGTAACAACGCCGTTAGATTGACCGCCATGCAGGGGCTCGAGACCAATCCCAAAGTATCGCCCGATGGTAAGTGGCTGGCCTTTTCGGCCAATCAGTATGGAAACAGCGATGTATACGTGATGCCATTGACCGGTGGCGATGTCAAACAACTGACCTACAACGAATCGTTCGATGATGTAGCCTCCTGGAGTTGGGATTCCAGGACCATCTATTTTACTTCAGGACGCTATAACTCGTTTTCGGCCTATAGTGTGCCGATCACCGGCGGTACGGCGGTACGTTTGTTCGGCAACTACTTCAATACCATACATGGCCTCACGCCGCATCCTAAAACTGGTGAATTATTCTTCGGTAACACATGGGAAAGCTTCCGTTTTCCGCAGCGTAAACATTACAAAGGTGATTATAACCCAGATATCCAGTCGTACGATCCCAAGACCAAAGCCTACAAGCAATATACTACGTGGATAGGAAAGGACTTTGACGCTACTATAGATAGCAAAGGCAACATCTATTTTATTAGCGATGAGGGTAACGGTGAGTATAATCTTTACACTTTCGACAACGGTAAAAAGACGGCGTTGACCCAGTTCAGCACGTCCATCAAACGTCCGTCGGTAAGTGCTGATGGCCGCAAGGTAGTGTTCGAGAAAGATTACCAGCTGTACATTTATGATGTGGCTACCAAAGCCACTCAAAAGATAGGTTTATCGCTTACCCGCAATAACGTATTGCCTAAGGAGCAGGAATTCGACATCAGCGGTAAGATCGAGGCGGCAGACCTATCGGCCGATGGAAAGAAATTAGTGCTGGTATCACGCGGTGAGCTATTTGTTAGCGATGCTGATGGTAAATTCATCCAAAAGATCGAACGCAACAGCAGCGAACGTGTTACCGAAGCCAAATGGCTGGCCGATAACCGCACGTTGATCTATAACCAAACCCTGGGTGGCTATGTGAATTGGTACACCATCAGCGCCGACGGTAATGGCAAACCTAAACAGCTCACTGCCGATAAACGCAGCAACCGCCAGCTTACCTTAAACAAGAACCGCACGCAAGGCATATACCTGAGCGGCCGAGACGAGGTGCGTACCATCGACCTAAAAACTTTGGCGAGCAAGACCATCGTCAAGGACGAGATATGGGCTTTCCAATCGCCGCAGCCCCGCTTTTCGCCTAATGGGGAATATGTATTATTTAATGCACGCCGCAACTTTGAACTTGATCTTTTTGTGCATGACCTGCAAAGCGGCAAGACCCTCAACCTAACCAATACTGGCGTAACAGAGTCTGACCCGTTCTGGTCGCCTGACGGCAAGTACATCTACTTTAGCTCGTCGCGCGCTAAGCCTGAATATCCGTACGGAACTAATGACGCTCATATCTACCGCATGCCTTTACAAAAATTCGATGAGGCGTTCAAGCTGGATAAGTACCGGGAGCTATTTAAAGAGGAGAAGAAGGACACGCCGGCCACCACCGCCAAGACCAAGGCCAAAAAGGCCGAACCTAAAAAGATATCGGAACAGCCTACCCCGAAAGCACCGGCCGATATAGTGATCGATACCGACGACCTGATGAAACGCCTCGAGCGCATCAGCCCGGATTTTGGCCAGCAGGAAGCGCCTTATGTGATCCAGAAGGGCGACAAGAGCCTGGTGTATTATGTATCGGATCAGGGTGAAGGTAAACGTGCCGTATATCGTACCACTATCGAAAACTTTGAGAATAACAAGACCGAAAAGGTAGCCGGCGCCGACGTGTATGGTTTCGACATCGTTAGTGGCGGCGACAAGTATTACCTGTTGGGTAGCTCGGGTGACCTGTATAAACTCAACCTTGACCAGAACAAGGTGGATAAGGTAGCCATGAGTTACCGCTTCGACCGTAACCTTTCCAGCGAATTTAAACAGATGTTCGATGAGGCTTGGGCCGGTTTGGAGGAGAACTATTATGACGGTACCTTCCATGGCGCTGACTGGGCTAAACTACATGATGTTTATGCCGCCTATTTACCTTATGTGAACAACCGTGCCGACCTGCGCTTATTGCTGGAGGACCTATTGGGCGAGCTTAATTCCTCACACATGGGCTTCAATTCGCGTGGTATGGAAGAACGTACCAACCTGCGCTACGTGACCATGGAGACCGGTATCGTGTTCGATGATCGCGATCCTTATAAAGTTGACCATATAGCCGACCTGAGCAACGCCGACCGCAAAGGCATCAACGTTAAACCAGGCGACCGCCTTAAGACCGTGAACGGAGTTGCGGTGGATGAGAAACAGGATCGCGACATGTACTTCACCAAACCATCGGCCGATGATGAGTTGGAACTGGGCTTTGAACGCTCGGGTACCAATGTCAACGTTAAAATTCATCCAGAACCAGCCGCTAAGTTGAAGGCCAACCTTTACGACGAATGGATCCGGAACAACCGCAAGATCGTGACCGATAAAAGTAAGAACCGTATCGCTTATGTGTACATGAAGGACATGGGCGGTCAATCACTACAAACCTTTTATGAGGACATGGTAGGCGATGCTTATAAAAAAGATGCCCTGATCCTTGACCTGCGATACAACACCGGCGGCAACGTGCACGACAACGTATTGAACTTTTTGATGCAGCGCCCTTACCTGCAATGGCAGTATCGTGATGGTAAGCGCTCACCGCAGCCTAATTTTGCCCCTGCGGCCAAACCGATCGTGCTGCTCATTAATGAGCAAACGCTGAGCGATGGCGAGATGACCGCTCAGGGCTTCAAGGCGCTTGGCCTGGGCAAGATCATTGGCACCGAGACCTACCGCTGGATCATTTTCACCAGTGCCAAAGGACTTGTTGACGGTTCGAGCTATCGCATACCGGCCTGGGGTTGCTTTACGCTCGATGGCAAAGATGTGGAGAAGGAAGGCGTTAAACCCGACATCTACATCAAAACAACCTTTACTGATCGTTTGACCGGCCAAGATCCGCAGTTGGATAAGGCGATAGACGAAATTTTGAAACAACTGAAGTAA
- a CDS encoding sugar transferase — MQHLAPIALFLYNRPDHARRTLSFLQQNELAADSRLFIFSDGPRTTADEVKVQDVRQLARTVTGFKSVKLIERSMNVGLANSIISGVTQLVQEYGKVIVFEDDLLSSPYTLRYFNDALDRYQEVPEVMHIGAYMYDLKVPDLPPTFFYRAATSWGWATWARAWQHFEPNIDVLMQQFDKERIHQFSIEGTMNFWKQMQQFKAGKNNSWAIRWYASIFLRNGLTLNPSHSLIQNIGHDGSGRHSNLEDIYDVQMAREPVTFFPSAIHEDPQAYQAIKSFLKSRKGTLWQRGIRFLIQMREKYLK; from the coding sequence ATGCAGCACTTAGCCCCCATAGCCCTTTTTTTGTACAACCGGCCTGATCATGCGCGCCGCACGCTCAGCTTTTTGCAGCAAAACGAACTGGCTGCTGATTCCCGTTTGTTTATCTTCTCTGATGGGCCCCGTACCACTGCCGACGAGGTCAAGGTGCAGGACGTACGTCAACTGGCCCGCACCGTAACGGGTTTCAAGTCGGTAAAACTGATCGAACGCAGTATGAACGTAGGTTTGGCCAACTCCATCATTAGCGGCGTTACGCAACTGGTGCAGGAGTACGGCAAGGTGATCGTATTTGAGGATGACCTGTTGTCATCGCCCTATACGCTGCGTTACTTTAATGATGCACTCGACCGTTACCAGGAAGTGCCCGAAGTGATGCACATTGGCGCTTATATGTATGATCTGAAAGTGCCAGATCTGCCGCCGACCTTTTTTTACCGGGCCGCCACCAGTTGGGGCTGGGCCACCTGGGCGCGGGCGTGGCAACATTTTGAACCCAATATCGATGTGTTGATGCAGCAGTTCGACAAGGAGAGGATCCACCAGTTCTCGATCGAGGGCACCATGAACTTTTGGAAGCAGATGCAGCAGTTCAAAGCAGGCAAAAATAACTCCTGGGCCATACGCTGGTATGCCTCCATATTTTTGAGGAACGGTTTAACGCTCAACCCTTCGCACTCACTCATTCAGAACATTGGCCATGATGGTAGTGGCCGCCACTCTAACCTCGAAGATATATACGATGTGCAAATGGCCCGCGAGCCGGTCACCTTCTTTCCATCCGCGATACACGAAGACCCGCAAGCCTATCAAGCCATCAAAAGCTTCCTGAAAAGCCGCAAAGGCACGCTGTGGCAACGAGGCATCAGATTCTTAATACAAATGCGCGAAAAGTATTTGAAGTGA
- a CDS encoding FkbM family methyltransferase — MLSFNSKGYLNTIGWLRAFDDQAPVDAQGNPIPWVTYSFIDFIKDRLRPEHAVFEFGSGNSTAFYAQRTGIVVSVEHDKEWFDKVTKDKPDNAEVIYCELQRDGDYCRMPVKLGEEFDIIIVDGRDRVNCCIQAVEALSASGVIVLDDSERPDYRDAITYLTDKGFRQIPFSGISPGLFYYKSTTVFYKDNNCLGI; from the coding sequence TTGCTATCATTCAATAGCAAGGGTTATTTGAACACCATAGGCTGGCTCAGGGCATTTGATGATCAGGCCCCTGTTGATGCGCAAGGCAACCCGATCCCGTGGGTAACGTATTCATTCATTGATTTTATCAAGGATCGGCTTCGTCCCGAGCATGCTGTGTTCGAGTTCGGGTCGGGTAACTCTACAGCTTTTTACGCGCAGCGTACCGGCATAGTGGTATCGGTAGAGCATGATAAAGAATGGTTCGATAAAGTGACCAAAGACAAGCCCGACAATGCCGAAGTAATATACTGCGAGCTACAGCGCGACGGCGATTACTGCCGTATGCCGGTGAAACTGGGCGAGGAGTTCGATATCATCATTGTTGATGGCCGCGACCGTGTGAACTGCTGCATACAGGCTGTGGAAGCCTTATCGGCAAGTGGCGTGATTGTACTGGATGATTCAGAGCGCCCTGACTATCGCGACGCTATCACTTATTTGACCGATAAAGGTTTCAGGCAGATACCGTTCAGTGGTATATCGCCGGGATTGTTCTACTACAAATCCACCACGGTTTTTTACAAAGACAATAACTGCTTAGGGATCTGA